In Pseudomonas sp. LRP2-20, the genomic window AGCTTTTTCCCCAACAGGCCGATCGGACTTCCTGATTTAGGCTCGACCTTGAGCTTTCGCTCTTCGTGACTCCACAGGATGAAGGGGGCATGGTTTGAGTCCACCGTCTCGCCATCCAGTGTAACCTCTGTTTCCTCACGCCAGTCCGACGACATTTGACCGGTTTTGAGAACCAGCGGAGGGACTGTAACTCCCGATTCTTCGAGCGAAAGCTGTAGATTGAAATAACCACGCTCATTACCGGCCTTCACTGTCCATTCAATGCCAGTCTCTACCAATTCAGCGGGCTCTGGCAATTGCACACCATAACCAGGGGCGTGGGGATCAGGTTTGCCCAACCGAATCATTTCACCAATGAATATGGATCCCGAACGCGGCACCACCTTGACAGAATAGCTCTCCTCAAAGTTAAAGAGTAATGCCACGTCACGGGAAGGGTAAACTTCCTCGCCATTAACATACACGCTCAGATCTGAATACAGCGGATGTTTTTTGTAAACGGGGACTACACTCTCGTATACTTCCGGGTGCCGAATCGTATCCCACACTTCCGCCCTGATGTTGAAATTTTGAAATTCAAGATCCAAGTCATTTGGCTTGAACGCAAAGGTAGATTTACCTTCCGTATCTGTTGAAGTTTCATCTAGAATCTTCCCTCCCCAGGTCCACCTCACCGTCACACCTTCCAGCGGCTGCTTGGTGTACGGTGAAATCACTGTTGCTACCAATTTGCTGCTGTTTCCCAATTCGACAACGGGGATAACATGATCCCAAGTGACATGATCGATTATTTTTCGGTGATGCCCGACATCGAATGAGAATGAAAATACTGGCGCGGTCCAGTAACTTCCCAAGCCCGAGGGGACAATACCGACCTCGCCATGCTCACGACCGTCAGACGTGATATCCCAGGCCAGCGTGGGTTTTTGATACGCCTCTTCCGGATCACTGTGCCGGATATTAAATTCCGGCTCGGCGCTGAGGCCGCAGTCCTCCGGTGAAAGCTTCTCATGCAGCCAAAGGCAACTGGCGCGGAGTTCAGACCATGTTTCACCCTGTTCGAAAGGGATCTCAAGCCGATGAGAAGCACCGATACATACTTTGAGCGTATTACCGGCAGGCGGATAAGGGAGTGCAATGGGGTCACCCAGTGGATCAATGACAAATTTCTTGTCACGTGAGGTCAGCCCCACCAGTTTCAATCGCGAAACTACCCTTCTGAGGCACAATACAGACGAGCCTCCAACAGCCGGCGTAGAAAACTCTACGCGAATACGCTTGACACCTGACAGCTTCGGGATATTGACAGACGTGTAATCTTGCCAAGTAGGGTCACTCGGGCTAAGCGTGCTCTCATCCCGCCCAGGTTCTCCATGCAAGGTTATTTCCAGTACTTGTCGATCGTTTTCGCCCCCCAACGCCAGCACGCGCAGGGTACAGGCTTCTTTGAACCACTGCACATCGTACGCGAACGCCACATCATACATACCGCCCAACTTAGGCAAGTCGAACTCTTGGGAGAGCACCCCACCACCAAACACCCCCACCCAAGTGTCATCATCCCTGCCATAGTAGTTTATGTACTTCTTGTCATTGATCTTCCAGGACGTGCCCGCAACAGGACTAATCGATCCTTCGGGAAAGGACGGGTCCTTAATCAGATTATGCCCTGGCGTTGTCGAAGCATTATCAATACCCTCAAGGCCTTGCATTTCAGATACATCACCATTACTCATGATCTTGCCCTCGGTATTAGCATTTAATTACCCAGCCAGCAAAACGACCGGCAACACGCGCACATCAAAGTTGACAACCTCATCAACTAACAGCGACATACCCAATCACAATTTTCCACCTACCCAACTTTGCAATTCATTACACTGCCCATTAGGAATCGTTATCAAACCCGGACGCCCGCCGACCACTTCTCTTCGCGAGCAGCGTCCAACGCGATCACTTCTTCTTCAAACTTCTGCCCGCCGTACAACGCGGTGTACTCCACTTGCACGACAATGTCGCTCAAGGTCGCCAGTACCTCGACCTGGTGCAAATGACGCGGGAACTTAAGCATCCAGGTCGATACTGCGCCGGTGTATTCGAACGGTTCGTAACGGTCATCCGCGTCCACCCCCATAAACCGGCCGCGGTCCTGGTTCGCCCCCGACAGGCAGATCTGCTGCCCTCCACGCAAGCTCCTGCGGACATTGCGTCCGTCAGCTGGCTCCTCCTCCGTTGGTGAGGGCGCCAAGAATTTCACCCCTTCGATATCTGGCTTGATCAGCAACTGGCTGTCCAACTGGGTCAGGGTGGCGCGAATGTTCTGATAAGGCCCCAGCAAGGCAGGCATGCTCACCGATATGCTGTGCAGTCGGCGCATGTACTGGCCTGGATAGTCCTTGTTGAAAAGGCTCTCCGACAAGGTGAAACGCAATTCGCCGGGCCCCTTCTCTCCCAGTTCACCAAGAACGCCATCCCAGTCGTCCAGGGGAGTGCCATCTCGTTTGCAAACCAGATTGCTTTCGAGCAAAGCATTCAGCGAAACCGTCTTGCTGACTTGCAAGTGCCGCTCATTGCGCAATAGCGCTTCCGACTCCAGACGTATCAGCTCCAGGCGCAGCGCGGCGCCGGCATTCAATCCGTGTCGATCGGCCTGCCAGACAGGCGGGCGAATAACGCGACTGTCGTAGTTGCCTGTCTCGAACTGCCAACAGGCTTCGGCACTGTTGCAGAAGCTCGCGGCCACATCGAACAGCGTCGCGTACAGGGTTGCGGTTTGCGAGCGTAGCCAACGATACAGCGACACATTGGTTGACTTGTTCTGGTAGAACGCATAAAGCTGCTCAGTCTGTTCCAGCACTTTCTGGCTGTGCCGCAGTGAGCATTGCGCCGCCAAGGTGGCGTGTTGCTGGGCCTGGAGTTGTTTGTCGAGAACCTGCAACTCCTTGCCTGCCAATTTGGCCTGAAGTTGATACTCTTCGCGACGCCGGCGATAACCTTCGGTTTCACGCATCAGCTCAGCCGCAATGGTCATGGCCGAACCCCCTGCATCCAATAAGAAGCCGGCACCCATCAGGGGACCTGACGCAGGCTTGCCACCGCCACTGGACGTACCAAAGATAGTCGGTACCACTGATGCGAAGTGGGCGGCGGAGATGGTTGAATTGGCCAGCGTCGACAGCGACCTGCCAATGCCGTGCACGATCTGAACGTTGATTTCACCTTGGGACATGTATTCTTCGTATAAACGCGAGTAATGTTCCTGTCGCAGCATTACCGCTGCCTGTTGCGCCTCGAGCCCTTCCTGATTTTTGGTTTGCTGAGCAAGCAGCTGCTGCTGCACGGAGATGGTGTAATTGGCAAGTTCCGCCGCCTGTTGAAACTGCATTACCTCTAGTCCGGTGCGTTCCTCAAGCTCCATGTAACTGCGCAGTTGATCGCCGAACTGAATCAGTGCAGCCACCACCTCGTTGGCCTTGGCAATCATGGTGCGCAGGCGATAAGGCGGTACGACGGTGCGGTAACCCAACAGGTGCGACAAGTTTGCATTTCCGCCCATGCGCGCCATCAGCAAATCCAATGGATTCAGCGCTGGAGCATAAAGCGGCACGTGCATCGGTGCTCCATCAATGGTGAGGAAATGCCGCAGGTTGTAGAAGCGCTCGTCCAGCAAGCGCCATACATCGAGCAGTTGTTGATTGAGCGGCAGACGGAAAGCCTGATGGGCTGCAACGCCCACCCATGGGAAAGTGGACAGTTGCTTCGGCAGGTTGGCGGGTACGATTTGGCCGGCATGCTGCAACAGCACGGGCGCCGCTGCACGGTCTCTCAATAGCTGCTGCGGGGTTTTAGGCCGCCAGGTGCTCATGGGCCTGGCATCTGGGGCATCCCCCATCAAATCGGCCGCCATGCGATAGAGCAACCAGGCATTGGCCAGGCTATCGCGGGTTTGCACGCGGTAAGACTGGTCCGCTTCGCAGATCAGCGTCTGGGCATACTGCATGAAAATGGCTTTGCGGTAATGCGAGGGGGCATGCAACGCAATCGTGTGCGGGTCGATCAACTGATGCTCAAGCCCCGACGACTGGGTATCGTCCTGAAGGATCCAGCCACAACTCCAATAATCAACGCTGGGGTATTCGGTACTCGTCTGGGTGCGGCCCGGATCGAAAATCAACTTCAACCAGCGCCGCGCCTCCTCGAAACGCTCCTCATCCTGCAAACGTGAAGCGATCAGATGAGGGACATGGAAAAACAGTTCGCGCAGGTAAAGCCCATTGGCATCATGCCAGGTCATCAACGGATCGTCTGCCGCGCGCTGCCAGCCCCGGTATCCTCCTGTCGCCAGTGCCTTGATGTATGCAGGTTCCTGCTGGTGCTGGGCGTCCCAGGCAAATACCGCGTGAAGTGATGCTTGGGCACGGTTGATCAGGTCCGCCACATGCTGGGAGTTCAAGCGAGCGACCAGTGGAGCGTTATCGCCACCGATGTCTTCGAAGACCAGAAACTCAGTGCCGCTGGATTGGCGTTCGATGTGAGGAACGTTGCCGAAGTCAGGGCCGGTCATGTTTGCCAATGACAACTTAAAGGTCGAACGCTTTTCACTGTTCTCGAAGCTGACCTCCAGCGTCTTGTCAACCTCGGAATCGAAGGGGTAAAAGATCCACGGCGTCACCGCATTGCCATTGGGCACTAAATCACCAAGCCATTTCTGAGAACCCACTGCCAACGTATGCTCTCGCAGAGGGCCGAAGCCAAACTCCCAAGTCAAATAGTTTTTCGCATTCGCCAGCGGTAACGTCTTACCGGCAAAACGCCACGTGAATCCCGCACCCAGCTGAATACTCACTGGACTGTATGTAATCAACTCAGCCATGTAAGGCGTCAGGTCCAGTTCTTTGACCGCTTCCCAGTATTCAAACTGGGCTAGCGAATAATTGTGGGCTTCCAGCTTTACGACTTCTTTGCCCTTGTATAACAGCGCTATGGTAGAAGGAGGCTCTTTGGATTCAGCCACTACACAGAACTCGACACGCCCCCGGTGGTTGGTACGAACCAGTGTACTCATCCACGAGGTCCCCCCCTCCTGCCATCGCACAACTTGCAGCAGCATATTTCGAATGGAAAACCCCCACGATATTTCGTGAGACACACCCCGTACTTGCAAACGATAACCCGCATTACCGTCGGCGGATACGAACTCTTCAACCAAGGCCTGCACGCTCATCAGCGGGTTATTGTCGGCGCCAGGGGTAATGGCCTTCAGCGTCAGTTCACTGCTCGACAGACGCATCTGAAACTTCAAAAGATCGGTACTGCCTTCGAAATAGCGGAAAAGACGGTGCCTGGCCTGTTTTTGATTTTCCTTGCCATCGTCAACCTCGCGTTTCAGAACATCACGCAAGACGCTGAACTTTTCGTCATACTCAATCGCGCTGTTGACTTCCGTCGCTATAGCCACCGCTATCAGCAAGCGATCTTCACTGCCCCGCAGGCTGGCAATCGCCACTGCCAGCAGGCGAAATGGCTGCAGATCCGATTCGGCATCAGCCTTCACCGGGAGGCGTTCGCTCCACAGCTGCTCCGGCATAGACCATTGATTATCAAGCCCGAAGTGTGCAACCTGCAGTTTTACCGGGCGTAGTTGTTCTTCGCTGTCTGACGCTAACGAGATCGGTTCGTCATAGGACAGCCAAACCACATGCAGCCGCCCGCAGAACATCACCAGCCGTGCCTGAAAGATATTGCTTGCAGGCAGGCTTATGGACTGCCATTCACTCCAGGCATCCGGTTGAATAAACGTGGACTGCTGGTCCAGACGCACCTTGATCTTTCGCCAATAATATTGCGCGGGCGACGCCGCGTCCCGGCCCAACAGGTAATAATCAGAGTTGGCATAGGCGTAACCTGGAAAGTATTGACTATCCTGCTCGCCCGCCAAGGCATCCATATAGCCGGATATCACCTGGATACTGTTCTGATGTTCATAACCCTTCAGGTAAGCAAGCAAGGCGGCTTGTACGGAGCCGTCGCTAATCTTGCCTTGCCCCAGATCATTCTCCAGGGTCTTGAACAGCTGAGTCTTGTCCAGCCTCAAGTCGGCACGAATATAATTTTCCGGATAGTCCTCGAGCATCTGGTAGGCCGCCCAGAGCGGGTAACTCGACATGGCCTGCCGCCAGAACGAAACCAATGCCGGGTCGAACTCACTTTCATAACCAGGCTCGATTCTATTAAATATCGAGTTGATGTAGGTCTGGGCGCAGGCCAGCGCTTCCGCCACACGCGAGGTGCTGACAGCAGCCGTATTTTGCGTGTCGGTCATCAAGAAACGGTCCAAATGATCAGGCGTCACCATGTTCAAACCCGACGCGTGAAGTTTTTCTGGCATTACATGATGAATGACATATGCCGACAAGGCATTGCGCCGTTGCTCGAACAGCAAGTTACTGAGTTCCGTGTTCATGACACCCTCGCAAACGAAACAGAAATCATGATCAAGACCGTACTATCCTTGAGGCGCAGGGATCACTCGGATAGGAATTTTCACGGGTGCCCGAAGATTGCCATGCGAGATACCAAGCACTGCATCCACGCCATTCTTGTCTACAGGTTCCAGCCACTCCATCGCCTCACAGGTGATCGTCCAGCTAACTTCCCTCTCGCCCTTAAACTCGGTAGCTGTACCCAGCGTCGGTGTGAACTTCAGGCCCAAAGAGTGCGCGGACCGGCGCCCGAAATACAGGAGATTTGCCGGTTCGGCCAACAGCGGGTGGCCCTGGGCCAGGCGATACGTAAGGCAATAGTCGGCGCCAGATTGAACGATGATGATCGGATTTTGTGCCTCCTGGCCTTCGAATAGAATTTCGACCTCCAGTGGCGGTATGAAGACGATTGGATCGAACTTTTCCTGCAATTCATCCTTCGACGCGTTGACCGTTTGAGTTTGCGGTTTGCTGCTTCTGAGCAGATACCGTGAAATGCCATCAGGCCCAGTCGGAATCACCTCTGACTCCACGCTCTTTTCATCCACAGACCAGGTCACCGGATAACGAGCCACAGGTATGGCCGCCTCATCGGAGGTCATTACCTGTATTTCATATTCGGCGGCTTGGATACCATCAGCCTCTGGCCAGACAAGACTTTGCCGAGCGTTCGTGAACTTCGCATCCTTGAGCACCTGAATCTTAAGTGACTTGCTCACATATTCATCTGGCTTGTCTTCCTTCCTGACCAGCCTCACGTTGACCTCCACCTCGCCGCTCGTGGCGGTGAGCAGTGTGGCGTGCCCCAGACCTTTGTCATCGGTCACAGGGACGGCATCAATCAAATCAGCCCCCGTGCACTCCCATTCCAGCACTTGATCGGCAATGGGTTTGTCATTAAGCGACAGCACCGAAGCCATGACCTTGATCGGTTCACTCGCCACGGCCGAAGAAGCCAACGTAAAGGCGAAGATATAAGGCTGATCACGGAATGTGAGCGTTAAATAGGCCGGGCTCCCCCTGTCGTGGACGTATGCCCAGGTTACCTTGCCACTACCGGGGTCGAGGCTGCGCAACTTGATGGTGCTGTAACCCTCGAGGTCTGTCAGTGTCTCGCCAAAACTGTCGACGAAAACACCGTGCTCGGCGGTCCAGATGACCAAACGGTTGACCGCCGGATTGTCATACCGGTCTACCAGCCGGGCACGTAAGGTATACGTCCCCTGATTGCCGGCGAGCACCCATTCGGGTGGTTCCGGATCCAGAGGCTTCATGGTCAAACTTCCCTCATCACAATCTATTTCAATGGGCTGAGCGGTGGCCTTGCTATCTAGCAGATAGTGCGCCGTGACATGGGCAACACCTAGCTCATCACCGGCTTCCAGTTCAACTGACGCCTCGCCCTGCTCATCGGTGTAACTGAACTCAGCATGCAGAATGCCAAGGGTGGTTGACCAGTTCACCCTGATCCTCGGAACAGGCTCGTTATTCAGGTCCAGCAGTCTGAGGGTAATCTTGGTCATTTGTTTCGACTTGGCGACCAGCCTTGGGCTGGCAACCAGGCAGTGAGGGGACAAGCTCTGACGCAGCTCGCTGTCGTCACGCCGCTCTTGCGTACGCTCGTGATACAGACTGCTGAGCATCTGCTCGGCGGCATCTCGATAGCGCGACACATCATCATGCGAACTCAAGCGGCTGAGCTTCAACAGTGACGTCGCACTCAAGCCCGTTCTACTACTCATTTCTCGCGTCGCAACCAGCACGCACAGCTGGTCCAGGGAGCGTATGATCCCGTCATCAGGGGCGACCTTGGCGGCTACATCGAATACTTCGCGTACCCCCCACCCAAGCCACTCCGCGATTTTTTCGGCGGCCGCATCCCTGATCAGAGGGGCTTCCGTGTCTGACATATCGCCCACACCTTCGACCAGGGCGAAATAGGCCAGCAGTTGCTCCTCGGTTTGCCTGCCAGCGCGCAGGCAGTATGTATAACGCTCGAGATAGTAGAGCGTGTGCAGGGTCAGATCGGTCGAGACAACGCTGAATCGCGATTGTCGGGAACGCACCAGCAAGGAGGAAAACAACGCCGGGCTCAATGAGTAACGGTTTGCAACTTCGGCGCATCGCCGCAGGCGATGGATAAATGGCAGCACCGCTTTGATGGCTACGGATTGCGCTTGCTCAGGGTCGAAAGTCGACGCCGTCTTTAACAGGCTATGCGCCTTCTCACCGGCCCAATAGATCAGTGAAATGACCACATCATTGTTCACACGCAAAAACTGCGACAGGTGCTCCTGTGCTACACCCCATTGCTGCGTACGGATGCGCAGTACGACACTGAGGATCAGATCCCGGAGCCGACCGAACTCATCCTCGGTCAGCTCAGGCAAGGCCGGCTCCTGTTTTTTCTCCGCAGGCGGCTCGGCGTCTTCTTCGACACCCATGAGCTGTTTGATGGCAACGGCGATTTCCCGTCGGGCAAAGTTCTCATACTGCTCGGTATCGAAATCTTCCTCGACGTTACCGGACTCAGTAATCAGGCCTTTTTCATCGACGATCTGGCTCAACTGCGAGTGCCAGTCCCCCACACGCAATGGCGTCACGCCAGCTTCGCTCAGCAAGAGATTGAAGTCCTGAAACGGTACAAGATTGCTCTTGATGCCGTAGAACAACGCCGTGATGTCCTCTAGCACCACTTCGTTATTTTCCAGCGGTAGCACTTGCTGTACCAACCAGCTGATCGGCATGTTCTGGGCCTTGCACCATATGACGCACTGGATGACGGCATGGATCACGCTGATGGTGTCTGCCTGTTCAAAGTGCTCGTACATAGCACTACGAGGCTTATCGACGAGCAGCAGGGCATAATGGCCTTGTGGTCTTAGGACCTCCAGCAACGAGAGAAGCTCAATGCTGGTGACCGACAGCAACTCCGCCAGCGCCGTCACCCGGTAGAAGGCACTGACCGTGGGTAAATCGCGGTGTAATCTTTGCGACCCTTGCCCCTGCGAAACCAGCCGTGCCAGATAACGGAATGTTTCAATGTCAATGCCCAGACCATTGCACAGTTGTTCCACCGTACGGTCGTCGGGCGCATCGTCCCGGCTCATGCTGAAAGCCTGGCCATCGAGTTTCAGGGGGGCCAGATTACCGCTGTTGAATATTCGGTCGAACTGGCTCTTGGTGGTGCCAACGGCGAAAACCGACAGGTTCCCCAGCAGCGCAGCGAACGTTTCGGCGGTACAGTCAAAGCGCGTACGCAGATCTTGGAAAAGGCCAATCGCTCTCATCGTGTTGGGCGTCAACGTCAGCACTTGAAGGGCGGACAAGCGACCGATAATACTGAAAGCGTGGTGTTCGGCATCGATGGCGGCACAGACCAATTGATCGGTCTCGGCGTAAGTCAACTGCAGGTTTGCAGCCAGTCGTACCAGACGGTTAACACGATCACAGCGGTCTTCATTCAAATGCAGGAATATATGCTTTCCGGGGGTTTTGGCGTCGCCGGCCACTGCAACGGGTTGGTCATATCCACTGTTGATGAAGCGTGCGCCAAAATGAGCGGGTGATACTTCAGTGTCGCCCTCGGATACACCGCCGGAGGGGGCCGGTGCATTCAACGAACGAACAGGTGCATGCGCCCCGAGGCCGAACAGCGATTCCATTTCAAGACGGTCAATTTGCAATGCTTGGCAAAAGCTCAGCACGTTCAGCAGGTCATGGTGGCCATCGACCCCGAAGTTGGTCTTGAAGAACTGCTCACTGTCATCAACGGCACGCTGGTGCTTCTGCTCGGCAGTCACTGCTGGCAGCGCCAGCAGCTTGCGGCTGCGGGGATCGAAACGAATACCACCCGTACCGCTACTGCCAAAATAAGCAGGTTCGATCAACAGTGCGCGCAAGGCAGGCCCCAACTCCGAGTCCTGCTGCAAGGCGACATCAGACCAGGAGGAATGCGCCCCCGGCTGTATAAAATAAGGCGCCCGCACATCGGAGAGGCGCGTCATGTCGCTGAACTTCACTTGGTTGAACGCAAAGACCGTCTTTATCTGCTGCCAGTACTCTTCGTAGGGAAACGTCCGCATGGGATAACGCACGTGGAGCAGCTTGTCATCCACACTGACATCAAGCGGGTCGTGTTCCTCGATCAAGCGTTCCAGTACGTCTATGACCACTTCGATCTGCAGCAGCACGCGGTTCATGGCGTCCTCATCGAGGCGCATGGCGTAGAGGTCGGGTCGGCGTGTTCTCAAAGACACGCTCTTGTCAGGATCGCCTCGACATTCGAGATGGTCTCGAATGAAATACAAGAGATCCATAAGGTAAGCGACAGGCGAGGTGGTGGCATCTATCGCTTCAGGGTACGTATACGTACCCCAGGGTGGATAGAACAAGTGCTCGAATGTCGGCCCGGCACAGATATCCAACAGCCCCTTGAGTTCATCGGCGGCACGCCTGGCAAGCCCACTGGTGCGCTGCTCGCGGAATGCCCGCATCATGGCCGCCATGGCAACATCCAGGCGTCCCTTCAACTGTCCTGCCTGCTTCAAGCTCAGTCCAGGCACTGCGCTCACCAACTCTCTAGCGGACTTTTGCTGAAGGCTGTCGATCGTCGTTGACGCAAGCGAGTCGATACTGACGCTGAACTGGATGGCCGGCTCTGTTTGCAGAATTTCGCTCAGCAGCCTTCCAACGTGATCTTCAGCCATGTCCGACACCTATAGTTAGCCGCCCCACGCCATTAACGGTGGAGCTCAGTCAGGCCCAGACTAGCCTTGCTTGTCGAAGCCTGAAACTGACAGAACTGATAGGTGACGATCCTCAATTCATGGATTAAAAGGGCTGTTCTACTTGGGTATTTGCTACCCTCACTGCCCGGGCAGGGAACGATCCATCAACCGCAGCTTCAGCAAGGAAAATACCCCGGTCTGCAGGCCGGTGACGAAGAGTTGACCAATAAGGCGGCGGCGCAACCATCGGTTTGTGGGAAAGCAGGGCTCGCCTGAGCAAGGGGCCTATGCGCGGCAGCCCTTAACCCGATGTGGACCGCCTGCCAATGGGCCTGACAGGGCCTTGGCCGCGCATAGCGGCCCCGACAATTTCAAGCCAAACAGATGCCTTTCACTTCTTGCGCTGCATCCAGGCCGCACCCAAGCCGCTCAGGCAGATGATGGCGATGCCCAACAGGCTGGCGCTGTCGGGTACCTGGCGGTAGATCAGTAGCCCCAACAACCCGGCAAACACGATCTGGCAGTAGCTGAACGGTGCCAGCAGCGCGGGCGCGGCATGGCGGAAGGCCTGGGTCAGCAGCAGGTGCGCACTCATGCCGAATCCGCCCAGGGCCAGCATCAGCAGCGCATGGTCCCAGCGCGGTACTTCCCAGAAAAACGGCACCAGTGCACTCATCACCAGGGTGTTGCACAGCCCGGCGTAGAAGTTGCTGGTGGTCGGGCTGTCGTAAGCCGCGAGGATGCGCGTGAGCAGCTGGTAGAAACAGAAGCCCAGCGCCGAACCGAACGGGTACAGGATGGCCGGGGTGAACATCGCGCCACCGGGGTGCACCACCACCAGCACACCGATGAAGCCCAGTACCACCGCCACCCACTGCCCAGCTGTCACCCGCTCCTTGAGCAACGGCGCCGACAGCGCAGTGACCAGCACCGGCGCGAGGAAGTTGACCGAGGTCGCCTCGGCCAGCGGCAGGTACTGCAGGCCGGTGGTGAATAGCAGGCTGGTGCTCAGCAGGCTCAGCGCGCGCAAGGTCTGCAGCACCGGGCGACGGGTGCGCAGCACATTGAGGCCCGACTTGGGCAGGAAGATCCCGGCCATCAGCAGCGTGTGCACCACATAACGGGCCCACACCACCATGACGATCGGGTACAGGCCACCGAGGAACTTGGACAAGGCATCGTGGCTGGCGAACAGGAACGTCGCCACCACCACCAGGGCGATGCCGCGCAGGGGTTGGTTGACTCCGGACAGCGGTGTGCTGGAACTCATGGCGTTCTCGACGGTGGCGCGGCTGCATGCTGCGCCAGGGGAAGGTGCGACAGCACGGATTCTAGAAGAGATACGACGACTTGAGGAAGATCATTTCCGCGCTTTGCATGGGACCTATGCCATTCCGTTCGCTGATCGACCACTTTCCACCCCCGCTGCATGGTCCGTGCCCGGCAAAACGCGCACCATCGGTGACGGACCCTCGACCACGAACAAGGAGTTTTCATGCAACGGCTCACCACCCGCAACGGCCTCGACCTGCCCTGCATCGGCCTGGGCACCTGGCCGATGACTGGCGACGAATGCACCCGTGCCGTGCACCAGGCGCTGGAGCTGGGTTACCGGCACGTCGACACGGCCACCGCCTACAACAATGAGGCTGCCGTCGGCCAGGCCCTGCGCGACAGCAGCGTACCGCGCGAGCAGATCCACCTGACCACCAAGGTCTGGTGGGACCGCCTGGAGCCAAAAGCCATGCGCCAGTCGCTGGAAGACAGCCTGCGCGCGCTGGGCACCGAGCAGGTCGACCTGTTCCACATTCACTGGCCCGGCAAGGACTGGGACCTGGCCCGCAGCATCGAAACCCTGGTGGCCCTGCGCGATGAAGGCAAGGCGCGCAGCATCGGCGTGGCCAATTTCCCGCTCGGCCTGCTGCGCAAGGTGGTCGAGGAACTGGGTGCGCCACTGTCGGCGATCCAGGTCGAATACCACGTG contains:
- a CDS encoding neuraminidase-like domain-containing protein, with product MNTELSNLLFEQRRNALSAYVIHHVMPEKLHASGLNMVTPDHLDRFLMTDTQNTAAVSTSRVAEALACAQTYINSIFNRIEPGYESEFDPALVSFWRQAMSSYPLWAAYQMLEDYPENYIRADLRLDKTQLFKTLENDLGQGKISDGSVQAALLAYLKGYEHQNSIQVISGYMDALAGEQDSQYFPGYAYANSDYYLLGRDAASPAQYYWRKIKVRLDQQSTFIQPDAWSEWQSISLPASNIFQARLVMFCGRLHVVWLSYDEPISLASDSEEQLRPVKLQVAHFGLDNQWSMPEQLWSERLPVKADAESDLQPFRLLAVAIASLRGSEDRLLIAVAIATEVNSAIEYDEKFSVLRDVLKREVDDGKENQKQARHRLFRYFEGSTDLLKFQMRLSSSELTLKAITPGADNNPLMSVQALVEEFVSADGNAGYRLQVRGVSHEISWGFSIRNMLLQVVRWQEGGTSWMSTLVRTNHRGRVEFCVVAESKEPPSTIALLYKGKEVVKLEAHNYSLAQFEYWEAVKELDLTPYMAELITYSPVSIQLGAGFTWRFAGKTLPLANAKNYLTWEFGFGPLREHTLAVGSQKWLGDLVPNGNAVTPWIFYPFDSEVDKTLEVSFENSEKRSTFKLSLANMTGPDFGNVPHIERQSSGTEFLVFEDIGGDNAPLVARLNSQHVADLINRAQASLHAVFAWDAQHQQEPAYIKALATGGYRGWQRAADDPLMTWHDANGLYLRELFFHVPHLIASRLQDEERFEEARRWLKLIFDPGRTQTSTEYPSVDYWSCGWILQDDTQSSGLEHQLIDPHTIALHAPSHYRKAIFMQYAQTLICEADQSYRVQTRDSLANAWLLYRMAADLMGDAPDARPMSTWRPKTPQQLLRDRAAAPVLLQHAGQIVPANLPKQLSTFPWVGVAAHQAFRLPLNQQLLDVWRLLDERFYNLRHFLTIDGAPMHVPLYAPALNPLDLLMARMGGNANLSHLLGYRTVVPPYRLRTMIAKANEVVAALIQFGDQLRSYMELEERTGLEVMQFQQAAELANYTISVQQQLLAQQTKNQEGLEAQQAAVMLRQEHYSRLYEEYMSQGEINVQIVHGIGRSLSTLANSTISAAHFASVVPTIFGTSSGGGKPASGPLMGAGFLLDAGGSAMTIAAELMRETEGYRRRREEYQLQAKLAGKELQVLDKQLQAQQHATLAAQCSLRHSQKVLEQTEQLYAFYQNKSTNVSLYRWLRSQTATLYATLFDVAASFCNSAEACWQFETGNYDSRVIRPPVWQADRHGLNAGAALRLELIRLESEALLRNERHLQVSKTVSLNALLESNLVCKRDGTPLDDWDGVLGELGEKGPGELRFTLSESLFNKDYPGQYMRRLHSISVSMPALLGPYQNIRATLTQLDSQLLIKPDIEGVKFLAPSPTEEEPADGRNVRRSLRGGQQICLSGANQDRGRFMGVDADDRYEPFEYTGAVSTWMLKFPRHLHQVEVLATLSDIVVQVEYTALYGGQKFEEEVIALDAAREEKWSAGVRV